One segment of Saccharospirillaceae bacterium DNA contains the following:
- a CDS encoding 1-acyl-sn-glycerol-3-phosphate acyltransferase: protein MKAASPVSASCTPVLVGHMFRTLVFYLWLATFTMVWCLVCFVIGIFLPLKIRNYFVLVFYCQVAVWSARLICGIRWQVKGLENIPRDGRGYVLLSKHQSTWETFFLPTAIAPHVQVVKKELLYLPFFGWALNLIHPIFIDRKQKTNALKQVIQQGTERLNDGIHVLVFPEGTRIPPGKHKDFSKGGAMLASKANAPVLAIAHNSGEHWPNDHWVKKPGTIRVVISPAIETSELTTNEINAWSEHWINSEVDRISSNKFAGDKIDAENSGKRF, encoded by the coding sequence ATGAAAGCAGCCAGTCCAGTATCAGCATCATGCACTCCGGTGTTGGTCGGTCACATGTTCAGAACACTGGTGTTTTACCTCTGGCTGGCAACATTCACGATGGTCTGGTGCCTGGTTTGTTTTGTCATAGGAATATTCCTGCCACTGAAGATACGTAATTACTTTGTGCTGGTTTTTTATTGCCAGGTCGCAGTCTGGTCTGCACGGCTTATATGTGGCATTCGCTGGCAGGTAAAAGGTCTGGAAAATATCCCCAGAGACGGACGCGGTTATGTATTGCTGAGCAAACATCAGAGTACCTGGGAAACCTTCTTTCTCCCAACCGCGATTGCACCGCACGTTCAGGTTGTTAAGAAAGAGCTGCTGTATCTGCCATTTTTTGGTTGGGCACTCAACCTGATCCATCCGATTTTTATTGATCGGAAGCAAAAGACCAACGCCTTAAAACAAGTTATTCAACAAGGTACTGAACGTCTTAATGACGGTATTCACGTATTGGTTTTTCCCGAAGGTACACGCATTCCACCGGGAAAACATAAAGACTTCTCGAAAGGCGGTGCCATGCTTGCAAGTAAAGCAAACGCTCCGGTTCTCGCCATTGCACACAACTCTGGTGAACATTGGCCCAATGACCATTGGGTGAAAAAGCCAGGGACGATCAGGGTAGTCATCAGTCCGGCAATCGAAACCTCAGAACTCACAACAAATGAAATAAATGCCTGGTCGGAACATTGGATTAACAGTGAGGTCGATCGCATTTCAAGCAACAAATTCGCTGGCGATAAGATTGACGCTGAAAACAGCGGTAAACGGTTCTAG
- the gmhB gene encoding D-glycero-beta-D-manno-heptose 1,7-bisphosphate 7-phosphatase produces the protein MPLIILDRDGVINQDSDAYVKSVDEWIPIPGSAKAIADLCKAGFKVAVATNQSGLARKYFSQADLDAMHEKMTSLVEAEGGQFAHIAWCPHGPDDHCDCRKPLPGLIHQIEKALNVSAKGAWMVGDSLRDLQAGAAANCNVALVKTGKGEQTLSKLLADQELAGSKVFTDLSEFAQFLLSQNKA, from the coding sequence ATGCCTTTGATTATCCTCGACCGCGACGGCGTTATTAATCAGGACTCGGATGCATACGTAAAATCCGTCGATGAATGGATTCCGATTCCTGGCAGTGCCAAAGCCATTGCTGATTTATGCAAAGCGGGCTTTAAAGTTGCCGTGGCAACCAATCAGAGTGGTTTAGCGCGCAAATACTTCTCTCAGGCCGATCTCGATGCCATGCATGAAAAGATGACGTCACTGGTCGAAGCTGAAGGTGGGCAATTTGCTCATATCGCCTGGTGTCCGCATGGTCCGGACGATCATTGTGATTGCCGTAAACCGTTACCGGGTTTAATCCATCAGATCGAAAAAGCACTGAATGTTTCGGCGAAAGGCGCCTGGATGGTGGGTGACTCGTTACGGGATCTGCAAGCAGGAGCTGCAGCTAACTGTAATGTTGCCCTGGTTAAAACCGGCAAAGGTGAACAGACACTATCTAAATTACTGGCTGACCAGGAATTAGCAGGTAGTAAGGTGTTTACTGACTTATCGGAGTTCGCTCAATTTCTGCTGAGTCAGAATAAGGCATAA
- the glyS gene encoding glycine--tRNA ligase subunit beta, producing MTTRNFLVELGTEELPPTQLKKLSDAFTAGIEDGLKEAGLANGTDVISFASPRRLTVVVNNLAEKQDDRDDVLWGPPAKIAFDADGKPTKAAEGFAKKAGIDLADATEENGKLKVSRRIEGKATTELLEGIVQTSLDKLPIAKRMRWGSSRNEFVRPVQWLVMLFGEQVVEAEILGAKSGNQSRGHRFHANKEITINSSADYQQAMRDAFVIVDYNERKELIRQQVTAKGEEVGGIAIIDEDLLDEVTGLNEWPTALAGNFDEDFLRVPSEALVSSMKEHQKYFHVEDKDGKLKPIFITLTNIESKDPKQVIEGNEKVIRPRLADAAFFWDTDRKKTLESRYEKLDTIVWVNKLGTLKAKTDRIGALANKVATAIGADNALAQRAAKLCKTDLLTDMVYEFTDLQGIAGTYYAQGDGEHADVAAAMQEQYMPAFAGDELPATQAGLCVALADRIDSLVGLFGLGQIPTGSKDPFALRRASLGVLRILVEKEVDIDLGQLIDWALDANWETAPKAETKATLIEYMLERFSAWYKDEGISAEVFQSVRALGLSNALDINNRVQAVNSFSAMEEAQALAAANKRVSNILAKNGGEAVTAEVDANLLSEDAEKVMAAQVAEKQTEVQPLLADAKYKEALAALAGLRDSVDAFFDNVMVMADDEAVKNNRLALLKQLQGLFIAIADVSLLQQG from the coding sequence ATGACTACACGTAACTTTCTGGTGGAATTGGGTACTGAAGAATTACCACCAACTCAACTGAAAAAATTAAGCGATGCCTTTACCGCTGGCATAGAAGATGGCCTGAAAGAAGCCGGTCTGGCCAACGGTACTGACGTGATATCGTTTGCATCACCTCGTCGTCTGACGGTCGTGGTAAATAATCTGGCTGAAAAACAGGACGATCGCGATGACGTACTGTGGGGACCACCGGCAAAAATCGCATTCGATGCCGATGGTAAGCCAACCAAAGCCGCTGAAGGTTTCGCTAAAAAAGCCGGAATCGATCTGGCTGACGCCACCGAAGAAAACGGCAAATTAAAAGTTTCTCGTCGTATCGAAGGAAAAGCGACCACTGAACTGCTGGAAGGCATAGTTCAGACATCGCTGGATAAGTTACCCATCGCCAAGCGCATGCGTTGGGGCTCAAGCCGTAACGAGTTTGTGCGTCCGGTACAGTGGTTAGTCATGCTGTTCGGCGAGCAGGTTGTTGAAGCAGAAATCCTGGGCGCTAAATCGGGCAATCAGTCCCGTGGGCACCGGTTCCACGCCAATAAAGAAATCACGATTAATTCCAGCGCTGATTACCAGCAAGCGATGCGCGACGCTTTCGTCATTGTGGATTACAACGAGCGTAAAGAATTAATTCGACAGCAAGTTACTGCCAAAGGTGAAGAAGTCGGTGGTATCGCCATCATCGACGAAGACTTGTTGGACGAAGTAACGGGCCTGAACGAGTGGCCTACTGCTTTGGCGGGTAACTTCGATGAAGACTTCCTGCGCGTCCCGAGTGAAGCACTGGTTTCTTCAATGAAAGAACACCAGAAGTATTTCCACGTGGAAGACAAAGACGGCAAGCTGAAACCAATCTTTATCACCCTGACCAATATCGAATCGAAAGATCCGAAACAGGTGATCGAAGGTAACGAAAAAGTGATTCGCCCACGTCTGGCGGATGCTGCGTTCTTCTGGGATACCGACCGTAAGAAAACCCTCGAAAGCCGTTACGAAAAACTGGATACCATTGTTTGGGTTAACAAGCTGGGTACCTTAAAAGCGAAAACCGATCGTATTGGCGCATTGGCAAATAAAGTGGCCACTGCTATTGGTGCTGATAATGCGTTAGCGCAACGCGCAGCCAAGCTGTGTAAAACCGATTTATTGACCGACATGGTTTATGAATTCACCGATTTGCAGGGTATCGCTGGTACTTATTACGCGCAGGGCGATGGTGAGCACGCAGACGTTGCGGCAGCCATGCAGGAACAATATATGCCTGCATTCGCGGGTGACGAACTGCCTGCTACTCAAGCGGGTTTATGTGTTGCACTGGCAGATCGCATCGACAGCCTGGTTGGTCTGTTTGGTTTAGGTCAAATCCCAACCGGCTCTAAAGATCCGTTCGCATTGCGTCGTGCGTCTTTGGGCGTGCTGCGTATTCTGGTGGAAAAAGAAGTCGATATCGATTTAGGCCAGTTAATTGATTGGGCACTTGACGCGAATTGGGAAACTGCTCCAAAAGCAGAAACCAAAGCGACTCTGATCGAGTATATGCTGGAGCGTTTCTCGGCCTGGTATAAAGACGAAGGCATTTCTGCCGAAGTATTCCAGTCTGTTCGTGCTTTAGGTTTAAGCAACGCATTGGATATCAATAACCGCGTACAAGCCGTAAACAGTTTCTCTGCCATGGAAGAAGCGCAGGCACTGGCAGCAGCCAATAAGCGTGTCTCCAATATTCTGGCGAAGAACGGTGGCGAGGCAGTCACTGCTGAAGTTGATGCCAATCTGCTAAGTGAAGACGCAGAAAAAGTAATGGCGGCTCAGGTTGCTGAAAAGCAAACTGAAGTGCAGCCATTATTAGCGGATGCGAAATACAAAGAAGCATTAGCTGCTCTTGCCGGCCTGCGTGATTCAGTCGATGCTTTCTTCGATAACGTGATGGTTATGGCGGATGATGAAGCGGTTAAGAATAACCGTCTTGCGTTACTGAAACAGCTGCAAGGGCTGTTTATTGCGATTGCGGATGTTTCGTTACTGCAGCAGGGTTGA
- the glyQ gene encoding glycine--tRNA ligase subunit alpha: MSEQSRHDIKTFQGLIAALQEFWSEQGCVINQPIDMEVGAGTFHTATFLRAIGPESWNSAYVQPCRRPTDGRYGENPNRLQHYYQFQVVMKPSPLDIQDKYLESLRVMGIDTNVHDVRFVEDNWESPTLGAWGLGWEVWLNGMEVTQFTYFQQVGGLECYPVTGEITYGLERIAMYLQEVDSIYDLVWCYGPDGKPVTYGDVFHQNEVEMSAYNFEHADVDFLFQAFEQHEKDCARLIEAGLALPAYEKVLKASHAFNMLDARHAISVTERQGYILRVRTLARSVAEAYFQSRRALEFPLAPEDLRKEVLALAAAAEKEAAEKAAKKAAKEAKKNKA; encoded by the coding sequence GTGTCTGAACAAAGCCGCCACGATATTAAAACCTTCCAGGGCCTGATTGCTGCCCTGCAAGAGTTCTGGTCCGAACAGGGCTGTGTTATCAACCAACCGATTGATATGGAAGTGGGCGCCGGCACCTTTCACACCGCGACCTTCTTACGTGCGATTGGTCCTGAGTCCTGGAACTCAGCCTATGTTCAGCCGTGTCGTCGTCCAACGGATGGCCGTTATGGTGAGAACCCTAACCGTTTGCAGCACTACTACCAGTTTCAGGTAGTGATGAAACCATCGCCACTGGATATTCAGGACAAGTATCTGGAATCCCTACGTGTGATGGGCATCGATACTAATGTTCATGACGTCCGTTTCGTAGAGGATAACTGGGAATCGCCAACACTCGGCGCCTGGGGTCTTGGCTGGGAAGTGTGGTTGAATGGCATGGAAGTGACTCAGTTCACCTACTTCCAGCAAGTGGGTGGCCTGGAGTGTTACCCGGTAACCGGTGAGATCACTTATGGCCTGGAACGTATTGCTATGTACCTGCAGGAAGTGGATTCCATCTACGATCTGGTTTGGTGTTACGGCCCGGATGGCAAGCCCGTCACGTACGGCGATGTGTTCCATCAGAACGAAGTGGAAATGTCGGCCTACAACTTCGAACACGCGGATGTTGATTTCTTATTCCAGGCGTTCGAACAGCACGAAAAAGACTGTGCTCGTCTGATCGAAGCAGGTTTGGCTCTGCCTGCTTATGAAAAGGTTTTAAAAGCATCCCACGCATTCAATATGCTGGATGCCCGTCACGCGATTTCCGTGACCGAGCGTCAGGGTTATATTCTGCGCGTACGTACTTTGGCTCGTTCCGTTGCTGAAGCGTACTTCCAATCCCGTCGTGCTCTTGAGTTCCCTCTGGCTCCTGAAGATCTGCGTAAAGAAGTGCTGGCATTAGCCGCCGCTGCAGAAAAAGAAGCCGCAGAGAAGGCTGCTAAAAAAGCAGCGAAAGAAGCCAAGAAAAACAAGGCATAA
- a CDS encoding HAMP domain-containing histidine kinase, translating into MKFEQLLAAVVHDLKNQLQSLLDFEQDAMSRIPQQYQKELEPILQRTNRLKNDSLQLITLYRFHENGQFPMDDAWPRDTVNDAIEATSLQFPGITFHNKVDDDCQGFYSETLIQLALVTLITNSAQAGATEINITADDSDNGTMIEVSDNGPGFPEEVLDGQRGSTKKGPSGLGIYFVQLIAQHHQRGEHHGTVTTANRPLHNQKVAGAQVRLFLP; encoded by the coding sequence ATGAAGTTTGAACAATTGCTGGCGGCGGTTGTGCACGACCTGAAAAACCAGCTGCAATCTTTGCTCGATTTTGAGCAGGATGCCATGAGCCGGATACCGCAGCAGTATCAAAAAGAACTCGAGCCGATTTTGCAGCGAACCAATCGCCTGAAAAACGACTCATTGCAGCTTATTACCCTGTACCGCTTTCACGAGAATGGCCAGTTTCCCATGGACGATGCCTGGCCGCGCGATACGGTAAACGATGCCATTGAAGCCACCAGCCTGCAGTTTCCCGGGATTACGTTTCACAATAAAGTCGATGACGATTGTCAGGGCTTTTACAGCGAAACCCTGATTCAGCTGGCACTGGTGACTCTGATTACCAACAGTGCCCAGGCGGGTGCCACAGAAATTAACATCACCGCTGACGATTCAGACAATGGCACGATGATTGAAGTCAGCGACAACGGCCCGGGCTTCCCGGAAGAGGTACTGGATGGCCAGAGGGGCAGCACCAAAAAAGGCCCGAGCGGCCTAGGTATCTACTTTGTTCAACTGATCGCTCAGCACCATCAACGAGGCGAACACCACGGCACCGTCACCACCGCCAACCGTCCGCTGCACAATCAGAAAGTGGCCGGAGCTCAGGTGCGATTATTTTTACCGTGA
- a CDS encoding response regulator yields the protein MINLEQTLKSKRILIVDDLVEARSALKKMTTLLGCEHIDTATDGKEASELLTAYDYDIVFSDYNLGKGRDGQQVLEEARYSNRLRATSLFILVTGENAVDMVMGALEYEPDAYITKPFTLNMLRERLTRILRIKQQLNPINTAIDADDTDRAIAMAEKLLQENSKLLMPVTRILGKLYMRQHRYNDAIKVYSTLLNTRSVSWARLGQSICLHHLGDPQSALALLKQNLQKHPMYVQCYDWAARILLKTGKLKAAQQQLEKAVAISPKAVLRQIELGKLAYQNENYSVAENAFEQAIRLGRHSCYKTSKNYLNFVHAAQHSMGTDASRENKSKVSKALKAIEELRQDYAGQIEVMFETSIVEGKTHLRTENQDGMNSSAKRAEELLSQIKKPDVEQRLLMTEAYIDTGQHVKAKDMMNKLKTEGLDDQETSRLDKLQGELNEVAIREYTTELNARGVQAYEKGLYEEAIEAFDNATSYEEAGVSVLLNTIQAKVSFMEENQVDVGQLKDCYQLFKRIGEIGKADERFSRYNKLKQTYSRMKRAAAI from the coding sequence ATGATCAATCTGGAACAAACACTTAAATCCAAACGAATTCTCATCGTTGATGACCTGGTAGAAGCTCGAAGTGCGCTAAAGAAGATGACTACACTTCTGGGGTGCGAGCACATCGATACAGCGACGGATGGCAAAGAAGCCTCAGAGTTACTGACGGCATACGATTACGATATTGTGTTCTCAGACTATAACCTCGGTAAGGGTCGAGACGGGCAGCAAGTGCTGGAGGAAGCGCGCTACTCCAACCGCCTGCGAGCAACGTCCTTGTTTATACTGGTTACCGGAGAGAATGCCGTTGATATGGTGATGGGGGCACTGGAATACGAACCGGATGCGTATATCACCAAACCATTTACTCTGAACATGCTGCGCGAGCGCCTGACCCGAATTTTACGCATAAAACAGCAGCTCAACCCGATTAATACCGCCATTGATGCCGACGATACTGATCGTGCCATTGCCATGGCAGAGAAGTTGTTGCAGGAAAACAGCAAACTTCTGATGCCGGTCACCCGTATTCTCGGCAAGCTGTACATGCGCCAGCATCGCTATAACGATGCCATAAAAGTGTATTCAACCCTGCTGAATACCCGCTCGGTATCCTGGGCACGCCTGGGTCAATCCATTTGCTTACATCATCTGGGAGATCCACAAAGCGCCCTGGCGCTGTTGAAACAAAATCTGCAAAAACACCCGATGTACGTTCAGTGTTATGACTGGGCAGCGCGCATATTACTCAAAACAGGCAAGCTCAAAGCCGCGCAGCAACAGCTGGAAAAAGCCGTGGCCATCTCTCCCAAAGCGGTATTACGTCAGATTGAACTGGGCAAGCTGGCTTATCAGAATGAGAACTACAGCGTGGCAGAAAACGCCTTCGAACAGGCGATTCGTCTTGGTCGTCACTCATGCTATAAAACATCCAAGAACTACCTCAACTTTGTTCACGCTGCGCAACACAGCATGGGCACCGATGCCAGCCGTGAGAACAAAAGCAAGGTCAGCAAAGCTTTGAAGGCGATTGAAGAACTGCGCCAGGATTATGCCGGTCAGATTGAAGTGATGTTTGAAACCAGCATTGTTGAAGGCAAAACCCATCTGCGTACCGAGAATCAGGATGGCATGAATTCGTCTGCAAAACGTGCCGAAGAATTATTGTCGCAGATTAAAAAGCCCGACGTCGAACAACGCCTGCTGATGACCGAAGCCTATATCGATACCGGCCAGCATGTAAAAGCCAAAGATATGATGAATAAGCTCAAAACCGAGGGTCTGGATGATCAGGAAACTAGCCGCCTGGACAAACTGCAAGGCGAGCTGAACGAAGTCGCCATTCGCGAATACACCACGGAGTTAAATGCACGTGGCGTACAAGCTTATGAAAAGGGACTTTATGAAGAAGCCATTGAAGCCTTTGATAACGCCACCAGCTATGAAGAAGCGGGTGTCAGTGTGTTGCTCAACACCATCCAGGCCAAAGTCAGCTTTATGGAGGAAAATCAGGTCGATGTCGGCCAATTGAAAGACTGCTATCAGCTGTTCAAACGCATCGGTGAAATCGGCAAAGCCGATGAACGTTTTTCCCGCTACAACAAGCTGAAACAAACCTACTCCCGGATGAAGAGAGCCGCAGCAATATGA
- a CDS encoding lysophospholipid acyltransferase family protein, giving the protein MKSLFGYLAIGLIKLLGKVSLASAQKLGIRIGGYLLSRRSRSREVARVNLSLVYPEKSEAERAELLRNSLIESGKTLAETGPMWGYDPEITTGLINQVHGEELYDELMRYDGGKLLLAPHLGNWEIINNYCAKRRHDITIMYRPAKLPSFNSWMVNRRETIGCKLVPTTRAGVMGLFTTLSNGEMVGFLPDQEPRVQSGVFADFMGHPTLTPKLPYEMLQKTGARALYAFAKRLPDARGFDIYFVKPDEDLYSEDVEVSANSMNRGIAECIAICPEQYQWSYKRFKRQPEGMPNPYREANVP; this is encoded by the coding sequence GTGAAGTCGTTGTTTGGTTATCTGGCGATTGGTTTGATTAAGTTGCTGGGAAAGGTCTCGTTAGCATCTGCGCAGAAACTGGGGATACGCATTGGTGGCTATTTGTTGTCACGTCGTAGTCGTAGCCGTGAAGTCGCACGCGTTAATCTGTCACTGGTTTATCCTGAGAAAAGTGAGGCTGAGCGCGCCGAGCTGCTGCGCAACAGTCTGATCGAAAGTGGAAAAACCCTGGCTGAGACCGGTCCTATGTGGGGTTATGATCCTGAGATCACCACCGGCCTGATTAATCAGGTTCATGGTGAAGAGTTGTACGACGAGCTGATGCGCTATGACGGTGGTAAGTTGTTGCTGGCCCCACACCTTGGCAATTGGGAAATTATTAATAACTACTGCGCTAAGCGTCGTCACGACATCACCATCATGTATCGTCCGGCGAAGTTACCGAGCTTTAATAGCTGGATGGTTAACCGTCGTGAGACTATTGGTTGTAAATTGGTGCCAACCACCCGTGCCGGTGTGATGGGCCTTTTTACGACACTGAGCAACGGTGAGATGGTGGGTTTTCTGCCGGATCAGGAGCCGCGTGTTCAAAGTGGTGTTTTCGCTGACTTTATGGGTCATCCAACCCTGACACCCAAACTTCCCTATGAAATGCTGCAGAAAACCGGAGCGCGTGCTCTTTATGCGTTTGCTAAACGGTTACCGGATGCCAGGGGCTTTGATATCTATTTCGTAAAACCGGATGAAGATCTGTATTCCGAAGATGTTGAAGTGTCGGCGAATTCCATGAACCGCGGTATTGCAGAGTGTATTGCGATTTGTCCGGAGCAATACCAGTGGAGTTATAAACGCTTTAAGCGTCAGCCGGAAGGGATGCCAAACCCTTATCGCGAGGCTAATGTCCCGTAA
- a CDS encoding TrkH family potassium uptake protein, whose translation MHFNVIARVLGIFLMLFSLTTLPPLLISMWYSDGATQAFAMALLLTFGIGFMSWLPVRHIRHELRTRDGFLITVLFWLVLAISGTFPLMLADNPGLSFTDAFFESLSGWTTTGATIMTGIDDLPKSILWYRQQLQWLGGMGIIVLAVAVLPMLGIGGMQLFRAETPGPLKDSKLTPRITETAKALWYIYLMLTVACALGYWLAGMSLFDAICHSFATVAIGGFSTHDASLGYFDSPAIEMIAVLFMLVSSLNFALHFYAWRNRSLGHFFADSELKFFFIMIGGGILLTVPALYLTNTYNWEDSVRYGIFELVSIATTTGFGTADFSVWPVFLPVLLFMMAFIGGCAGSTGGGMKVIRVLLIYKQGIREILRLIHPNAIIPVKLGKQPVAERVLEAVWGFFALYVGTYMVMMLALLATGMDHVTAFSAVGACLNNLGPGLGDVSAHYGDLSDAAKWILSLTMLLGRLEIFTLLVLISPAFWRS comes from the coding sequence ATGCACTTTAATGTTATCGCACGGGTGCTAGGCATCTTTTTGATGCTGTTCAGCCTGACGACGCTACCGCCATTACTGATCTCCATGTGGTACAGCGATGGTGCTACCCAGGCTTTTGCTATGGCATTGCTGCTAACCTTTGGTATTGGTTTTATGAGCTGGCTGCCAGTGCGTCATATTCGTCACGAATTAAGAACCCGTGATGGCTTTCTGATTACCGTATTATTCTGGCTGGTGCTGGCAATATCCGGAACCTTCCCGTTGATGCTGGCCGATAACCCTGGCCTCAGCTTCACCGATGCATTCTTTGAATCGCTGTCAGGCTGGACCACCACCGGTGCCACCATCATGACCGGCATCGATGACCTGCCAAAATCGATCCTGTGGTACCGTCAACAACTGCAATGGCTCGGTGGTATGGGAATTATTGTATTGGCGGTTGCGGTGCTGCCGATGCTCGGCATTGGTGGGATGCAGCTGTTCCGGGCTGAAACCCCGGGGCCGCTAAAAGACTCTAAGCTGACCCCCCGTATTACCGAAACCGCCAAGGCGTTATGGTACATCTATCTGATGTTAACCGTTGCCTGTGCACTGGGTTACTGGCTGGCCGGTATGAGTTTATTTGACGCCATCTGCCACAGCTTTGCCACCGTCGCCATTGGTGGTTTCTCCACCCACGATGCCTCACTGGGATATTTCGACAGCCCGGCCATCGAGATGATTGCCGTGTTGTTTATGCTGGTGTCGTCCCTCAATTTTGCGTTGCATTTCTATGCCTGGCGTAATCGCTCGCTGGGCCACTTTTTCGCAGATTCTGAGCTGAAGTTCTTCTTTATCATGATTGGTGGCGGCATCTTGCTGACGGTACCAGCACTGTATCTGACGAATACCTACAACTGGGAAGACTCAGTTCGCTATGGCATTTTCGAGCTGGTTTCAATCGCCACAACAACGGGCTTCGGCACCGCAGACTTTTCTGTATGGCCGGTTTTCCTGCCCGTTCTGTTATTTATGATGGCCTTTATCGGCGGTTGTGCCGGCTCGACCGGTGGCGGTATGAAGGTGATTCGGGTGTTATTAATCTACAAACAAGGCATTCGTGAGATTCTGCGACTGATCCACCCAAATGCCATTATTCCAGTAAAGCTGGGAAAACAACCGGTGGCCGAACGGGTACTGGAAGCCGTATGGGGATTTTTCGCTCTGTATGTCGGCACGTACATGGTGATGATGCTGGCCTTACTGGCAACAGGGATGGATCACGTCACCGCTTTCTCTGCTGTGGGTGCCTGCCTCAACAATCTTGGCCCGGGACTGGGTGATGTTTCGGCTCATTATGGCGATCTCAGCGATGCCGCCAAGTGGATCCTGTCGCTGACCATGCTACTTGGACGGCTTGAGATTTTCACCCTGCTGGTGTTGATCAGTCCGGCATTCTGGCGTAGCTGA
- the trkA gene encoding Trk system potassium transporter TrkA produces the protein MKIIILGAGQVGGTLAENLANEQNDITVIDTDAARLRELQDRIDIKTVYGRGSYPQILADAGADDADMLVAVTNSDETNMVACQIAYTLFRTPTKISRIRSAAYLKQRDLFNNDAFPIDVLISPEQVVTNYISRLLQYPGALQVLDFANRKVQLVAVKAYYGGPLVGQDVKTLKTHLPETNARVAAIFRRGQAIEPTGSTVVEADDEVFFVAAKHHIKKVMSELRRAEDSYKRIVIAGGGNIGYRLAKQLEKDYQVKLIEFHKERAQFLSENLNRTVVLLGSATDKSLLEEENIENTDVFCALTNDDETNIMSSLLAKRSGARKVMTLINKSAYVDLVQGGMIDVAISPQQATIGSLLTHVRRGDVVNVHSLRRGAAEAIEAIAHGDQSSSKVVGRPIHDIPLPPGTTIGAIVRGDEVIMATSKLVVESDDHVILFVMDKRHIPDVERLFQVGLGFF, from the coding sequence ATGAAGATTATTATCTTAGGCGCAGGTCAGGTTGGTGGTACTCTCGCTGAGAACCTGGCCAACGAACAAAACGATATTACGGTTATTGATACCGATGCCGCGCGTTTGCGGGAGCTGCAGGACCGAATCGATATTAAAACGGTTTATGGCCGAGGTTCGTATCCACAGATTCTCGCCGATGCTGGCGCTGACGATGCCGATATGCTGGTTGCAGTCACGAACTCTGACGAAACCAATATGGTGGCCTGTCAGATCGCTTACACCCTGTTTCGTACGCCCACCAAAATCTCCCGGATTCGTTCGGCCGCTTACCTGAAACAGCGCGACCTGTTTAACAACGACGCCTTCCCGATAGACGTTCTGATTTCTCCTGAGCAAGTGGTTACCAACTACATCAGCCGCTTGCTGCAGTATCCGGGTGCATTACAGGTACTCGACTTTGCTAATCGCAAAGTGCAGCTGGTTGCAGTTAAGGCCTACTACGGCGGTCCGCTGGTTGGCCAGGATGTAAAAACTCTGAAGACTCATCTGCCTGAGACCAACGCTCGTGTGGCCGCGATTTTTCGTCGGGGACAGGCGATTGAGCCAACCGGCTCAACCGTAGTGGAAGCCGATGACGAAGTTTTCTTCGTCGCGGCAAAACACCACATTAAAAAAGTGATGAGTGAATTACGTCGGGCGGAAGATTCCTACAAGCGAATTGTTATCGCCGGTGGCGGTAATATTGGCTATCGCCTGGCGAAACAGCTGGAAAAAGACTACCAGGTGAAGCTGATCGAGTTTCATAAGGAACGGGCACAATTTCTCAGCGAAAACCTGAACCGAACCGTTGTGCTGCTGGGTTCCGCCACCGATAAAAGCCTGTTGGAAGAGGAAAACATCGAGAATACCGATGTTTTCTGCGCCCTGACCAACGACGACGAAACCAATATCATGTCATCGCTGTTGGCAAAACGCTCTGGCGCCCGCAAGGTGATGACGCTGATTAATAAATCCGCCTACGTCGATCTGGTTCAGGGTGGCATGATTGATGTGGCCATCTCGCCGCAACAAGCCACCATTGGCTCGCTGCTGACCCACGTTCGCCGTGGTGATGTGGTTAATGTTCACTCCCTGCGTCGCGGTGCTGCCGAAGCCATTGAGGCCATCGCCCACGGTGACCAGAGCTCGTCAAAAGTGGTTGGTCGTCCGATTCACGATATTCCACTGCCGCCGGGAACCACCATTGGTGCGATTGTGCGCGGCGACGAAGTCATTATGGCAACCTCCAAACTGGTGGTGGAATCCGACGATCACGTCATCCTGTTCGTGATGGATAAGCGTCATATTCCGGATGTTGAGCGTTTGTTCCAGGTTGGCTTAGGGTTCTTCTGA